In Betaproteobacteria bacterium, the following are encoded in one genomic region:
- a CDS encoding histidine phosphatase family protein codes for MRKTLSIGTLVFAALQAVPASAADFLFIRHAESTANAGTATTVQEFLNPPLTVLGQQQALNLQTVLASYDITTLYTSAYQRTQLTIAPTAAAFGLTPIADARTNEWYIGDVTSLEELATVNPFAVIGAWAAGNTGAKANLPNAESLDDMAARVIPAWNEIINQHKDEDGIVVLVGHGAEIGFVMPYFAENVSLDFAFSHGLQNTGIVQQNSSMICLT; via the coding sequence ATGCGCAAGACGCTGTCTATCGGTACTCTCGTATTCGCGGCGCTCCAGGCGGTACCCGCTTCCGCCGCTGACTTCCTTTTCATCCGTCATGCCGAAAGCACGGCGAATGCGGGCACGGCGACCACGGTTCAGGAATTCCTGAACCCGCCGTTGACGGTGCTGGGCCAACAGCAGGCGCTCAACCTGCAAACTGTGCTGGCAAGCTACGACATCACCACCCTCTATACCAGCGCCTATCAGCGCACCCAGCTCACCATTGCGCCCACAGCGGCTGCGTTTGGCCTCACGCCCATCGCAGACGCCCGGACCAACGAGTGGTACATCGGTGACGTCACGAGCCTCGAAGAGTTGGCCACCGTCAATCCTTTCGCCGTCATCGGCGCCTGGGCCGCGGGAAATACCGGTGCCAAGGCGAACCTGCCCAATGCGGAATCGCTCGATGACATGGCGGCACGCGTCATTCCGGCGTGGAACGAGATCATCAATCAGCACAAGGACGAGGACGGAATCGTGGTCCTGGTCGGACACGGGGCGGAAATCGGTTTCGTCATGCCCTACTTTGCCGAGAACGTGAGCCTCGACTTCGCCTTTTCGCATGGCCTCCAGAACACCGGCATCGTGCAGCAGAACTCATCAATGATCTGCCTTACGTGA
- a CDS encoding DUF2075 domain-containing protein, which produces MPFQDGACDEQYLVSVVDEAHALINPEHSEGRGQFGFAPTFGPLAWHIIRCSTVSIFLLDVEQGFRDRENTTLADIRRWAEELGAEVGEPISLQGAQFRCAGSADYVDWLEGLLRGEAPEKLAALARRWRGVFDVQLADTLAELEQRLRDCVDNGRTVRLLASYARRWNTKGAARPHALPAAQQDFHEPYLDASGTRRHWSKVWNFIPGGTDYTWFIQRRSAARCTRTRFAKWVAPTLCAASTSTPSACCG; this is translated from the coding sequence GTGCCGTTCCAGGACGGCGCCTGCGACGAGCAGTACCTCGTCTCGGTAGTCGACGAGGCCCATGCCCTTATCAACCCCGAGCACTCGGAAGGGCGCGGTCAGTTCGGCTTTGCGCCCACCTTCGGCCCACTGGCTTGGCACATCATCCGGTGCTCCACGGTGTCGATCTTCCTGCTCGACGTCGAGCAGGGTTTCCGCGACCGCGAGAACACCACGCTCGCCGACATCCGCCGCTGGGCCGAGGAGCTCGGTGCCGAAGTGGGCGAGCCGATCTCGCTGCAAGGGGCGCAGTTCCGCTGCGCCGGCTCGGCCGACTACGTGGACTGGCTCGAGGGCCTGCTGCGCGGTGAGGCGCCGGAGAAACTGGCCGCCCTGGCCCGGCGGTGGCGCGGCGTGTTCGACGTTCAACTCGCCGATACCCTTGCCGAACTGGAGCAGCGCCTGCGCGATTGCGTCGACAACGGTCGCACCGTACGGCTGCTGGCCAGCTACGCTCGCAGGTGGAACACCAAAGGCGCGGCGCGTCCGCACGCCCTGCCCGCCGCGCAGCAGGATTTCCACGAGCCGTACCTGGACGCGTCGGGCACGCGGCGGCACTGGAGCAAGGTCTGGAACTTCATTCCCGGCGGCACCGACTACACCTGGTTCATCCAGCGCCGCTCGGCAGCCCGATGCACGCGGACCCGCTTTGCGAAGTGGGTTGCCCCTACGTTGTGCGCGGCTTCGACTTCGACACCGTCGGCGTGCTGTGGCTAG
- a CDS encoding helix-turn-helix domain-containing protein, whose translation MRSRILTNIRRPHSEDQGGIGREQIARTQKQLGAAIRRERKRAGRTQGELGARMSLRQATVSSLEAGENATRVQTLLAALAALDLELVVRAADQGSAREIEDMF comes from the coding sequence ATGCGCTCGCGTATATTGACAAATATACGCCGTCCGCATAGTGAAGATCAAGGAGGAATCGGCAGGGAACAGATCGCCCGCACCCAAAAGCAACTCGGCGCCGCCATCCGCCGGGAGCGCAAGCGCGCGGGGCGGACGCAGGGCGAGCTTGGCGCGCGCATGAGTCTGCGCCAGGCCACGGTATCGAGCCTCGAAGCCGGAGAGAACGCCACACGCGTGCAAACACTCCTTGCGGCGCTCGCGGCCCTTGACCTGGAATTGGTCGTGAGGGCCGCGGACCAGGGCTCGGCCCGTGAGATCGAGGACATGTTCTGA
- a CDS encoding methionine adenosyltransferase domain-containing protein, giving the protein MAEPVSYLVETFGTGQRSADEIVSALQDEIDLTPAGILKTLDLRWPIDELTTTDGHFGRQRGEFSWEREVTTG; this is encoded by the coding sequence GTGGCCGAGCCGGTGAGCTATCTGGTGGAGACGTTCGGCACCGGACAGCGCAGCGCCGACGAGATCGTCAGCGCACTACAAGACGAGATCGACCTCACGCCGGCCGGGATACTGAAAACGCTGGATCTGCGGTGGCCGATCGATGAACTGACGACGACTGACGGGCACTTCGGGAGGCAGAGGGGGGAGTTTTCTTGGGAGAGGGAAGTGACGACAGGCTGA